A window of the Acidimicrobiales bacterium genome harbors these coding sequences:
- a CDS encoding carbohydrate ABC transporter permease, whose protein sequence is MTAANVVGAKGRKLTPQRVLLHAFLIFFAVLWLVPLIGAVFSSFRPFAETVQDGYFSIPNSLTLDNYRNAWDQGDIPGRYWNTALILVPALVLTLFFSSMVAFAASRFSWKFNISLLVLFTAGNLLPQQIIIQPLFQMYNRIPLPDALSNSGKLNGSVWGLILIHVAFQSGFCTFVLSNYMKLLPKELNEAAVVDGASVWVQYSKIIMPLTRPALAALATLEFTWIYNDFFWAVVLEQQGADRPITSSLANLGGEFFTDDNLIAAASVYVAIPTLAVYFALQKHFIAGLTLGASKG, encoded by the coding sequence ATGACCGCCGCCAACGTCGTCGGAGCCAAGGGCAGAAAGCTCACGCCACAGCGGGTGCTGCTGCACGCGTTTCTGATCTTCTTCGCCGTCCTGTGGCTGGTGCCGCTCATCGGTGCAGTCTTCTCATCGTTCCGGCCGTTCGCCGAGACCGTGCAGGACGGCTACTTCTCGATTCCCAATTCGTTGACGCTCGACAACTATCGCAATGCGTGGGACCAGGGCGACATCCCGGGTCGCTACTGGAATACCGCGCTGATTCTCGTGCCGGCCTTGGTACTCACGCTCTTCTTCTCGAGCATGGTGGCGTTCGCTGCGTCCCGCTTCTCGTGGAAGTTCAACATCTCGCTGCTCGTGCTGTTCACCGCGGGCAACCTGCTGCCCCAGCAGATCATCATCCAGCCGTTGTTCCAGATGTACAACCGGATCCCGCTGCCTGACGCGCTGTCGAACTCGGGGAAACTCAACGGCTCGGTGTGGGGCCTCATCCTCATCCACGTGGCGTTCCAATCGGGCTTCTGCACGTTCGTGCTCAGCAACTACATGAAGCTGCTCCCGAAGGAACTGAACGAGGCGGCCGTGGTCGACGGTGCGAGCGTGTGGGTGCAGTACTCCAAGATCATCATGCCGCTGACCCGTCCGGCACTGGCCGCCTTGGCCACGCTCGAGTTCACGTGGATCTACAACGACTTCTTCTGGGCAGTCGTGCTCGAGCAACAGGGCGCCGATCGGCCGATCACATCGTCGCTCGCCAACCTCGGCGGCGAGTTCTTCACCGACGACAACCTCATCGCCGCCGCCTCGGTCTATGTCGCGATCCCGACACTGGCGGTCTACTTCGCTCTGCAGAAGCACTTCATTGCCGGACTGACCCTCGGCGCCAGCAAAGGCTGA
- a CDS encoding sugar ABC transporter permease: protein MTATAPTQQPESGVTTSRSRRKSRGAMRLSGRDRTVFMLMVAVPTFFHVALVWVPTIASIVLSFTDWKGIRFSDINFVGLLNYEQIFTVFEKDFFQAVINNLTLLIFLFVGPTLFGMVLAYLLDKNLRGSRIYQSMFYTPVVLSLAVVGFIWQSVVYSTENGLATSLFGSGGNVNWLGNQEFLIGFSENYGISKNFVAILVAIAWRHSGYIMVLYLAGMKSVDQSLRESAAIDGCNEWQAFRHVLFPTLKPINVVVAVITVIEALRAFDIIYVLNTPRRTQVLSILTTNNLLGEGGGNVGRGSAYAVLLFLLCIGFVIWYVTNHYRESEL, encoded by the coding sequence ATGACCGCCACTGCGCCAACGCAGCAACCCGAGTCGGGCGTGACCACGTCGCGATCTCGGCGCAAATCGCGCGGGGCCATGCGTCTCTCCGGTCGGGACCGCACCGTCTTCATGCTGATGGTTGCGGTCCCGACGTTCTTCCACGTCGCGCTCGTGTGGGTGCCAACGATCGCATCGATCGTGCTGTCGTTCACCGACTGGAAGGGCATCCGGTTCTCCGACATCAACTTCGTCGGATTGTTGAACTACGAGCAGATCTTCACGGTCTTCGAGAAGGACTTCTTCCAGGCCGTCATCAACAATCTGACGCTACTGATCTTCCTCTTCGTCGGGCCCACGCTCTTCGGTATGGTGCTCGCCTACCTACTCGACAAGAACCTGCGGGGGTCGCGCATCTACCAGAGCATGTTCTACACGCCCGTCGTGCTCTCACTCGCCGTTGTCGGCTTCATCTGGCAGAGCGTCGTGTACAGCACCGAGAACGGGCTGGCCACGTCGCTGTTCGGCAGCGGTGGAAACGTCAACTGGCTGGGCAACCAGGAGTTCCTCATCGGCTTCAGCGAGAATTACGGCATCTCGAAGAACTTCGTCGCCATCCTCGTCGCCATCGCCTGGCGTCACTCCGGCTACATCATGGTGCTGTACCTCGCCGGCATGAAGAGCGTCGACCAGTCGCTACGCGAGTCCGCCGCCATCGACGGCTGCAACGAGTGGCAGGCGTTCCGCCACGTACTGTTCCCCACCCTGAAGCCGATCAATGTGGTGGTCGCGGTCATCACGGTCATCGAGGCGCTGCGTGCCTTCGACATCATCTATGTGCTCAACACCCCACGACGCACACAGGTGCTGTCGATCCTCACCACGAACAACTTGTTGGGCGAGGGGGGCGGCAACGTCGGTCGTGGTTCGGCGTATGCCGTGTTGCTGTTCCTGCTCTGCATCGGCTTCGTGATCTGGTACGTGACCAATCACTATCGGGAGAGTGAGCTATGA
- a CDS encoding ABC transporter substrate-binding protein encodes MDEQHMPKSPSPAAVGFALGRRSVLKSSALLAGAAVLPGVLAACGSDSATDTAGGSDGGGTAEAASGEVTLGSNYSNEVPQAGLQAAVDALPNADITVKINEVDHNTFQENISTYLQNPDDVIPWFAGYRMRYFAAQDLLGDVSSVWPALDAELGEGFKTASTGDDGKQYFVPWNYYAWGVHYRKSVFADNGWTPPTTFDELKTLAGEMETAGITPFALGNDGFWPAMGTFDQLNFRINGYQFHVDLMAGKESWEDDRVKEVFATWTDLLPMTMPDPNGRTWEEAAAALVSGEAGMMIIGNFVGQQFPPEELSDVDFFPFPEINAEHGIDVVEAPIDGWMMAKSPKNQAAALELIGFFGTAAAQDAYLKEDPSAVAPSSKANTGAYNELQAKAARTVSEAKYVTQFLDRDTSPEFASNVAGPRLADFLADPTKIDSILADMQEQAAVILGG; translated from the coding sequence ATGGACGAACAACACATGCCGAAGTCGCCGAGCCCTGCAGCCGTTGGCTTCGCACTCGGTCGGCGATCGGTGCTCAAGAGCAGTGCACTCCTCGCCGGTGCCGCCGTGCTGCCTGGCGTCCTCGCGGCCTGCGGCAGCGATTCCGCCACTGACACTGCCGGTGGGAGCGATGGCGGCGGCACCGCCGAGGCCGCATCGGGCGAGGTGACACTCGGGTCGAACTACTCCAACGAAGTCCCGCAGGCCGGACTCCAGGCCGCGGTCGATGCCCTGCCGAATGCCGACATCACGGTCAAGATCAACGAGGTCGATCACAACACCTTCCAGGAGAACATCTCCACCTACCTCCAGAATCCCGACGACGTCATCCCATGGTTCGCCGGGTACCGCATGCGGTACTTCGCCGCGCAGGACCTCCTCGGTGACGTCTCCAGTGTCTGGCCCGCCCTCGACGCCGAACTCGGCGAAGGCTTCAAGACGGCCTCCACCGGTGACGACGGCAAGCAGTACTTCGTGCCGTGGAACTACTACGCCTGGGGTGTCCACTACCGCAAGAGCGTGTTCGCCGACAACGGTTGGACCCCGCCCACCACCTTCGACGAGCTGAAGACGCTGGCCGGCGAAATGGAGACGGCGGGGATCACGCCGTTCGCCCTCGGCAACGACGGCTTCTGGCCGGCCATGGGCACGTTCGATCAGCTGAACTTCCGCATCAATGGTTACCAGTTCCACGTCGACCTGATGGCCGGCAAGGAATCGTGGGAGGACGACCGGGTGAAGGAGGTCTTCGCGACCTGGACCGATCTGCTGCCGATGACCATGCCCGACCCCAACGGACGCACCTGGGAAGAGGCAGCTGCGGCCCTCGTGAGCGGCGAAGCCGGAATGATGATCATCGGCAACTTCGTCGGTCAGCAGTTCCCGCCCGAAGAGTTGTCCGACGTCGACTTCTTCCCGTTCCCCGAGATCAACGCCGAGCACGGGATCGATGTCGTCGAGGCACCCATCGACGGTTGGATGATGGCCAAGTCGCCGAAGAATCAGGCCGCAGCGCTCGAGCTCATCGGCTTCTTCGGAACCGCGGCAGCCCAGGATGCGTACTTGAAGGAGGACCCCTCCGCGGTGGCGCCGTCGTCGAAGGCCAACACCGGTGCCTACAACGAACTGCAGGCGAAGGCAGCGAGGACGGTGTCCGAGGCGAAGTACGTGACCCAGTTCCTCGACCGTGACACCAGCCCGGAGTTCGCGTCGAACGTGGCCGGGCCTCGGCTCGCCGACTTCCTCGCCGATCCGACCAAGATCGATTCGATCCTGGCTGATATGCAAGAGCAGGCTGCCGTCATTCTCGGCGGCTGA
- a CDS encoding DeoR/GlpR family DNA-binding transcription regulator, producing the protein MLAPRRHEIILETIRREGSVRVRDLVEQLGISDMTVRRDLDLLDESGLLVKVHGGATRVSMLATEEPGFDAKRTRQADQKTAIARAAAELVQPGFAVGLTAGTTTWQLANSLLSVANLTVITNSPSVAQVFYRSGDHSVTAILTGGMRTPSDALVGPIATAALSQLHLDVVFMGVHGMDPVHGYSTPNLAEAETNRAFVASARRLVVVADHTKWMTPGLATITALADADVVVTGNQLDADARQHFDAAETELLLVDARPATLEAEQG; encoded by the coding sequence GTGCTGGCTCCACGGCGACACGAGATCATCCTCGAGACCATCCGACGCGAGGGATCGGTTCGCGTCCGCGATCTGGTCGAGCAACTCGGCATCTCCGACATGACCGTGCGACGCGATCTCGATCTCCTCGACGAGAGCGGCCTCCTCGTCAAGGTGCACGGCGGCGCCACCCGGGTCTCCATGCTGGCAACCGAGGAGCCCGGCTTCGATGCCAAGCGAACTCGTCAGGCCGACCAGAAGACTGCCATTGCCCGGGCGGCGGCCGAGCTCGTGCAACCTGGCTTCGCGGTGGGCCTGACGGCGGGAACCACCACCTGGCAGTTGGCCAACAGCCTCTTGTCTGTCGCCAACCTCACGGTCATCACCAATTCGCCGTCGGTCGCGCAGGTGTTCTATCGATCCGGCGACCATTCCGTCACGGCCATCCTGACCGGCGGGATGCGCACCCCGAGCGACGCGCTCGTCGGCCCCATCGCGACGGCGGCGCTCTCCCAACTCCATCTCGACGTGGTGTTCATGGGCGTCCACGGCATGGATCCCGTCCACGGGTACTCGACCCCCAACCTCGCCGAGGCCGAGACCAACCGGGCCTTCGTCGCCTCGGCGCGTCGCCTCGTCGTCGTTGCCGACCACACCAAGTGGATGACCCCGGGCCTGGCCACGATCACCGCGCTGGCTGACGCCGACGTCGTCGTCACCGGCAACCAGCTCGACGCCGACGCCCGACAGCACTTCGATGCCGCCGAGACCGAATTGCTCCTCGTCGATGCCCGGCCCGCGACCCTCGAGGCCGAACAGGGATAG
- a CDS encoding pilus assembly protein TadG-related protein has product MGSLRTKNEATLTGDEAQAGYVLATTALLLIPLMIFAALAVDVGGWYAQATQAQRAADAAALAAVVHMPNETKAATAALDVAASNGFIDQPGCDTLPCTPSAFPQVVISKVGNEQVRVDIYIDGETYFGGVVVDDEVAIHRFATAQYVLPVPMGNPTSALGVGTDLTNGTPANYWLRAMTECEGRATGDFIGAGGGCPVNTNPNHRDEGHTFIVDVPADGFYTLQARTTCFENGGQQANAGMRFRFFDADDTVIDDNDNVLQPPLADVQIDRPSTAICASDGSDWSRTSEPAPWVDVAPIFRKGRYVLQAKNTDYDAAHRSLYSLRIVPSGTTGDWICTRLGPTASATCPNIFAKKYLTAYTDAKMFPSGAIGLARLYLAEIGEIHEGKTMHIELFDPADGIDSVRIVDPHGDYVPFTWYSIDCSEYAYRCVSNPDFGSPTSPISQTCTQGATTVSCIKQDGYSFQDRTLRIVLDLTGYTCEQPAGEPENCWWQVEYEDNNSNSTETTTWGVSIIGDPIRLTE; this is encoded by the coding sequence ATGGGGTCGCTACGTACAAAAAACGAAGCAACCCTGACCGGTGACGAAGCCCAAGCCGGCTACGTCTTGGCCACGACGGCACTGCTGTTGATCCCGCTCATGATCTTCGCCGCCCTCGCCGTGGATGTGGGCGGGTGGTACGCCCAGGCGACCCAGGCCCAGCGAGCGGCCGACGCCGCCGCCCTCGCTGCAGTCGTCCACATGCCGAATGAGACCAAGGCTGCAACCGCAGCGCTCGACGTCGCTGCCTCGAATGGGTTCATCGATCAACCGGGGTGCGACACCCTGCCGTGTACGCCGAGCGCCTTTCCCCAAGTGGTGATCTCAAAGGTCGGCAACGAGCAGGTGCGGGTCGACATCTACATCGACGGTGAGACGTACTTCGGCGGCGTCGTGGTCGACGACGAGGTGGCCATCCACCGGTTCGCCACCGCCCAGTACGTGCTGCCGGTGCCGATGGGCAATCCGACGTCGGCGCTCGGCGTCGGCACCGATCTCACCAATGGGACGCCGGCCAACTATTGGCTCCGGGCGATGACCGAGTGCGAAGGGCGGGCAACCGGCGACTTCATCGGCGCCGGCGGTGGCTGCCCGGTCAACACGAACCCCAACCATCGCGACGAGGGGCACACGTTCATCGTCGATGTCCCGGCCGACGGCTTCTACACGTTGCAGGCACGCACCACCTGTTTCGAGAACGGCGGACAACAAGCGAATGCCGGGATGCGCTTTCGCTTCTTCGACGCCGACGACACCGTGATCGACGACAACGACAACGTGCTGCAGCCACCGCTCGCCGACGTACAGATCGACCGGCCGAGTACGGCCATCTGCGCATCGGATGGGTCGGACTGGAGTCGCACCAGTGAGCCGGCCCCCTGGGTGGACGTCGCCCCGATCTTCCGGAAGGGGCGGTACGTGCTCCAAGCCAAGAACACCGACTACGACGCTGCGCATCGCAGCCTCTACTCGCTTCGCATCGTGCCGTCGGGGACGACCGGCGACTGGATCTGTACTCGCCTCGGCCCGACGGCGTCGGCCACCTGTCCGAACATCTTCGCCAAGAAGTACCTGACCGCCTATACCGACGCCAAGATGTTCCCGAGCGGGGCCATTGGCCTGGCTCGCCTCTACCTGGCCGAGATCGGCGAGATCCACGAGGGCAAGACCATGCACATCGAACTGTTCGATCCGGCCGACGGCATCGACAGTGTGCGAATCGTCGACCCGCACGGCGACTACGTGCCCTTCACCTGGTATTCGATCGATTGTTCCGAGTACGCGTATCGCTGCGTGTCGAACCCCGACTTCGGGAGCCCGACCTCACCGATCTCGCAGACCTGCACCCAGGGGGCGACGACGGTCTCGTGCATCAAGCAGGACGGCTACTCGTTCCAGGACCGCACGCTTCGGATCGTGCTCGATCTCACCGGCTACACCTGCGAGCAGCCTGCCGGCGAGCCCGAGAACTGCTGGTGGCAGGTGGAGTACGAGGACAACAACTCGAACTCGACCGAGACCACGACCTGGGGCGTGTCGATCATCGGCGATCCGATCCGGTTGACCGAGTAG
- a CDS encoding glycosyltransferase, with protein MNDSSRKHDVVRFAVMTPTYNAAEYLQECIDSVQAQKGPGIEVAHLILDNGSTDGTLDICARNDVVMVPREPGSTLASAMTLGYDACVEHGCDLIAYLGGDDMMLPGAFEAVADVYRRERKPMIFSTIRWVNADLSEVQGELGPPPSWLNAKIHASFGWNYLAAMSSFITSDGYVEVGPYRDDMLKTPDYEFWTRALAKGLEFSRLDYPTAIFRRHGGNDSMNFNEVYHQNLDYVVDQYGPKTTAERVALGYAFKAWVYAKHPRWTRHQFKTKLASGSLRGG; from the coding sequence ATGAACGACAGCTCCCGCAAGCACGACGTGGTGCGCTTCGCCGTGATGACCCCGACCTACAACGCGGCGGAGTATCTCCAGGAATGCATCGACTCGGTGCAGGCGCAGAAGGGCCCCGGCATCGAGGTGGCCCACCTGATCCTCGACAACGGCAGCACCGACGGCACGCTCGACATCTGTGCCCGCAACGACGTGGTGATGGTGCCTCGTGAACCGGGCAGCACCCTCGCCTCGGCAATGACCCTGGGCTATGACGCGTGCGTTGAGCACGGCTGCGATCTGATCGCGTATCTCGGTGGCGACGACATGATGCTTCCCGGCGCCTTCGAGGCCGTGGCCGATGTCTATCGGCGCGAGCGCAAACCGATGATCTTCAGCACGATCCGGTGGGTCAACGCCGATCTCTCCGAAGTGCAGGGCGAGCTTGGCCCGCCCCCGTCATGGCTGAACGCCAAGATCCACGCCTCGTTCGGCTGGAACTATCTCGCCGCCATGAGCAGCTTCATCACGTCGGACGGCTACGTCGAGGTCGGCCCGTACCGAGACGACATGCTCAAGACCCCCGACTATGAGTTCTGGACGCGGGCCTTGGCCAAGGGCCTTGAGTTCAGCCGGCTCGACTACCCCACGGCGATCTTCCGTCGTCACGGCGGCAACGACTCGATGAACTTCAACGAGGTGTACCACCAGAACCTCGACTACGTGGTCGATCAGTACGGGCCAAAGACCACGGCCGAACGAGTGGCGCTCGGGTACGCATTCAAGGCGTGGGTGTACGCGAAGCATCCCCGGTGGACCCGGCATCAGTTCAAGACCAAGCTCGCGAGCGGCAGCCTTCGCGGCGGCTGA
- a CDS encoding glycosyltransferase family 4 protein, producing the protein MATFGDPATNPPTRAVVGHLVRYVAHYRGHFHTAVRDELATRGIDYRLFYGEPWGDEQPIGGTVELPWATKVKTRTLNVAGRVVLWHGAQRAVVGSDVIMLEQQAKAVATYLFLARRLLGGPRVVLNGHGRNHQTDDHSSFVERSKAFLTRRADWFFAYTDNSADIVAELGFPRDRITVFKNALDNDARLLQIEETSQTDLDELRAELGLGSGPVGAYVGRIYEDKRPDFLIDAALELRKLQPDFELLIIGDGNARAAIDAAAAEHDWIHDVGARFDHDLVRHALLADVILNPGAIGLVAVDSMALGRPIVTVADHGHGPEYAYLRPDFDSVVLDKEATPREYAETVAGLFDEPDWLELLQLQAKSRAREFSMDEMVSSFADGFVEALITLGLLEPANEAERQIAELAR; encoded by the coding sequence ATGGCGACCTTTGGCGATCCAGCCACCAATCCCCCCACTCGCGCCGTCGTCGGCCACCTGGTCCGATACGTCGCGCACTACCGCGGTCACTTCCACACCGCCGTTCGAGACGAACTCGCAACGCGTGGGATCGACTACCGGCTCTTCTACGGCGAACCGTGGGGCGATGAGCAACCGATCGGCGGAACGGTCGAACTCCCTTGGGCGACGAAGGTCAAGACGCGCACCCTCAACGTGGCGGGCCGAGTGGTCCTGTGGCACGGCGCCCAGCGAGCGGTGGTCGGCAGCGATGTCATCATGCTCGAGCAGCAGGCCAAGGCAGTGGCCACCTACCTCTTCCTCGCCCGCCGCCTCCTCGGCGGTCCCCGTGTCGTGCTCAACGGCCACGGCCGGAACCATCAGACCGACGACCACTCGAGCTTCGTCGAGCGATCGAAGGCCTTCCTCACACGCCGAGCGGACTGGTTCTTCGCCTACACCGACAACTCGGCCGACATCGTCGCCGAACTCGGCTTCCCTCGAGACCGCATCACCGTCTTCAAGAACGCCCTCGACAACGACGCCCGGCTACTGCAGATCGAGGAAACCTCACAAACAGACCTCGACGAGCTCCGAGCCGAGCTCGGACTCGGTTCAGGGCCGGTCGGCGCCTACGTCGGGCGAATCTACGAGGACAAGCGGCCCGACTTCCTGATCGACGCTGCGCTCGAACTGCGAAAGCTCCAGCCCGACTTCGAACTCCTGATCATCGGCGATGGCAATGCCCGTGCCGCCATCGACGCCGCGGCCGCCGAACACGACTGGATCCACGATGTCGGCGCTCGCTTCGACCACGACCTCGTACGTCACGCACTCCTCGCCGACGTCATCCTCAATCCCGGCGCCATTGGGCTGGTGGCGGTCGACTCGATGGCGCTCGGTCGTCCGATCGTCACGGTGGCCGACCACGGTCACGGACCCGAGTACGCCTACCTGCGACCCGACTTCGACTCGGTCGTGCTCGACAAGGAGGCGACGCCGCGGGAGTACGCCGAGACGGTCGCCGGGTTGTTCGATGAGCCCGACTGGTTGGAGCTCCTCCAGCTCCAGGCCAAGAGCCGGGCCCGGGAGTTCTCCATGGACGAGATGGTGTCGAGCTTCGCCGACGGCTTCGTCGAAGCCCTGATCACGCTCGGCCTGCTCGAACCGGCCAACGAGGCGGAACGCCAGATCGCCGAACTCGCCCGCTGA
- a CDS encoding PIG-L deacetylase family protein → MLPLQLGTDPSTPLSILCLGAHSDDIEIGCGGTLMRLLRERPGSSVRWVVFSANEKRAEEARASAADFGADAGELEVTVLGFRESYFPYQGAEIKDAMAQVAREVSPDVVFSHRRDDVHQDHHTLAGLTWNHFRNHLVLEYEIAKYEGDLGQPNVFVPLDTDLVEAKIAKLHHHFGTQQDKAWFSADTFRGMMAVRGVESNSPSHFAEGFHARKILL, encoded by the coding sequence ATGCTTCCGCTCCAGCTCGGCACCGATCCATCTACTCCGCTGTCGATCCTCTGTCTGGGGGCCCACAGCGACGACATCGAGATCGGTTGCGGGGGGACGCTCATGCGCTTGTTGCGTGAGCGTCCCGGATCATCTGTTCGCTGGGTCGTGTTCTCGGCCAACGAGAAGCGAGCGGAGGAGGCGCGAGCCAGCGCCGCCGACTTCGGTGCCGATGCCGGTGAACTCGAGGTCACGGTGCTCGGCTTCCGGGAGAGCTACTTCCCCTATCAGGGCGCCGAGATCAAAGATGCCATGGCCCAGGTCGCCCGAGAGGTGAGCCCCGACGTGGTGTTCTCGCATCGTCGCGACGACGTCCACCAGGACCACCACACGCTGGCCGGTCTCACCTGGAACCACTTCCGCAATCACCTGGTGCTCGAGTACGAGATCGCCAAGTACGAGGGAGACCTCGGCCAGCCCAACGTCTTCGTCCCACTCGACACCGACCTGGTCGAGGCGAAGATCGCCAAGCTCCATCACCACTTCGGCACCCAGCAGGACAAGGCCTGGTTCAGCGCCGACACCTTCCGTGGGATGATGGCCGTACGCGGGGTCGAGTCCAACTCGCCGAGCCACTTCGCCGAGGGCTTCCACGCGAGGAAAATCCTGCTCTGA
- a CDS encoding class I SAM-dependent methyltransferase, which translates to MTSFACRFCSTPLEHRVVDLGMSPLCESFLPADALDSMEPFYPLNVWVCHECFLVQLNEYVDPGEIFEEYAYFSSFATTWLQHAADYVEMISKRLELGADSMVVELASNDGYLLKNFVEAGIPCLGIEPAANVAKSAVEIGVPTDVSFFGKEKGASLAADGVKADLVLGNNVMAQVPDLNDFIAGIPEILKPTGTVTIEFPHLLQLLEQNQFDTIYHEHYCYFSLVSTEKIFAAHGLTIFDVEELWTHGGSLRIYARPNADESRPVSDAVIELRNREIEAGFLDVERYVTFEEQARETKRALLEILINAKREGKTVCGYGAPGKGNTLLNYCGIREDFLDFTVDRNPYKHGRFLPGTHIPIFTPDKIDEVKPDLILILPWNFKDEILEQMKHVREWGAQFIVPIPTATVI; encoded by the coding sequence ATGACTTCCTTTGCCTGCCGCTTCTGTTCCACCCCGCTCGAACACCGCGTCGTCGACCTCGGCATGTCGCCTCTCTGCGAGAGCTTCCTGCCCGCCGACGCCCTGGATTCGATGGAGCCCTTCTACCCGCTGAACGTCTGGGTCTGCCATGAGTGCTTCCTCGTGCAGCTCAACGAGTACGTCGATCCGGGCGAGATCTTCGAGGAGTACGCGTACTTCTCGTCGTTCGCCACCACCTGGCTGCAGCACGCGGCCGACTACGTCGAGATGATCTCGAAGCGCCTCGAACTCGGCGCCGACTCGATGGTCGTCGAGCTTGCCAGCAACGACGGCTACCTCCTCAAGAACTTCGTCGAGGCCGGCATTCCCTGCCTCGGCATCGAGCCGGCGGCCAACGTCGCCAAGTCGGCCGTCGAGATCGGTGTCCCGACCGACGTGTCGTTCTTCGGCAAGGAGAAGGGAGCGTCGCTGGCCGCCGACGGGGTCAAGGCCGACCTCGTGCTCGGCAACAACGTGATGGCCCAGGTGCCCGACCTGAACGACTTCATCGCCGGCATCCCCGAGATCCTCAAGCCAACCGGGACCGTCACGATCGAGTTCCCCCACCTGCTCCAGCTGCTCGAGCAGAACCAGTTCGACACGATCTACCACGAGCACTACTGCTACTTCTCGCTCGTGAGCACCGAGAAGATCTTCGCTGCCCACGGCCTCACGATCTTCGACGTCGAGGAGCTGTGGACCCACGGCGGCTCGCTGCGCATCTACGCCCGGCCGAACGCTGATGAGAGCCGCCCGGTCAGCGACGCCGTCATCGAGCTCCGCAACCGCGAGATCGAAGCCGGCTTCCTCGACGTCGAGCGCTACGTCACGTTCGAAGAGCAGGCCCGCGAGACCAAGCGAGCCCTGCTCGAGATCCTGATCAACGCCAAGCGCGAGGGCAAGACCGTCTGCGGCTACGGCGCACCGGGCAAGGGCAACACCTTGCTCAACTACTGCGGCATCCGTGAGGACTTCCTCGACTTCACCGTCGACCGCAACCCGTACAAGCACGGTCGTTTCCTGCCCGGCACGCACATCCCGATCTTCACTCCCGACAAGATCGACGAGGTGAAGCCGGATCTCATCCTGATCCTTCCCTGGAACTTCAAGGACGAGATCCTCGAGCAGATGAAGCACGTGCGCGAATGGGGCGCCCAGTTCATCGTGCCGATCCCGACGGCCACCGTCATCTGA
- a CDS encoding sugar phosphate nucleotidyltransferase → MKVVLFCGGQGMRLRGHSGEVPKPLVEVGPRPILWHLMKYYAHFGHKDFIICLGYGGRQIKEFFLNYSESEMNDFIYAEGGRSIELLGTDIDDWKITFVDTGQTSNVGERLRRVRPHLDGEEMFLANYADGLSDLDLDTYVANFAATDNTACFTTVHAPSSFHNVRIDGDGNVVAIEEIARSSVRINAGFFVFRQGIFDVLNRNEELILKPFDRLIEQRKLMAVPYDGYWQPMDTFKDKSELDALVEAGNPPWQVWNAGCTDCP, encoded by the coding sequence ATGAAGGTCGTGTTGTTCTGCGGTGGCCAGGGGATGCGTCTCCGCGGTCACTCAGGAGAGGTTCCCAAACCCCTGGTCGAGGTCGGCCCCCGCCCGATCCTGTGGCACCTCATGAAGTACTACGCGCACTTCGGCCACAAGGACTTCATCATCTGCCTTGGCTACGGCGGCCGGCAGATCAAGGAATTCTTCCTCAACTACTCCGAGTCGGAGATGAACGACTTCATCTACGCCGAGGGTGGGCGCTCCATCGAATTGCTCGGGACCGACATCGACGACTGGAAGATCACCTTCGTCGATACCGGCCAGACCTCGAACGTCGGTGAGCGCTTGCGCCGTGTCCGCCCCCACCTCGACGGCGAGGAGATGTTCCTGGCCAACTACGCCGACGGACTGTCCGATCTCGATCTCGACACCTACGTTGCGAACTTCGCCGCCACCGACAACACCGCGTGCTTCACCACCGTGCATGCCCCTTCGTCGTTCCACAACGTCCGCATCGATGGGGACGGCAACGTGGTCGCCATCGAGGAGATCGCCCGTTCCTCTGTCCGCATCAACGCCGGTTTCTTCGTCTTCCGGCAGGGCATCTTCGACGTCCTCAATCGCAACGAGGAGCTCATCCTCAAGCCGTTCGACCGTCTCATCGAACAGCGCAAGCTGATGGCCGTTCCGTACGACGGTTACTGGCAGCCGATGGACACGTTCAAGGACAAGTCCGAACTCGACGCACTCGTCGAGGCCGGCAACCCGCCGTGGCAGGTGTGGAACGCCGGCTGTACCGACTGCCCGTGA